Proteins from a genomic interval of Pseudoruegeria sp. SHC-113:
- a CDS encoding GntR family transcriptional regulator, which yields MNGFSMPKTGPIAVGASEQGERTPTESIYEQIRHDILAGTLKANERLKISELAKRHNSSTNPVREALQQLRGEGLVLFAQNQGARVRAIDMDYVRDVAEVGYLLEPYLMELFVETASAEDIAELDRIQSEIEALNFADKVRHTALNNAFHETMYARHYNRVAFDAWKQHREIMGAISTRIPIALGRQEAILREHRAIIDAAARQDVAGAQEALRRHIGDAGRHLVNQLRVEQSREPRSHG from the coding sequence ATGAACGGATTTTCAATGCCAAAGACGGGCCCCATCGCGGTTGGCGCTTCCGAGCAGGGTGAGCGCACCCCTACAGAGTCCATCTACGAGCAGATCCGGCACGATATTCTTGCCGGAACGCTCAAGGCCAATGAGAGGCTGAAGATCTCGGAACTGGCCAAGCGGCACAATTCCTCCACCAATCCCGTGCGCGAGGCGTTGCAGCAGCTGCGCGGCGAGGGGCTGGTGCTCTTTGCCCAGAACCAGGGCGCGCGCGTGCGGGCGATCGACATGGACTACGTGCGCGATGTGGCCGAGGTCGGCTACCTGCTGGAGCCCTACCTGATGGAGCTCTTCGTGGAAACCGCCAGCGCCGAGGACATCGCCGAGCTGGACAGGATCCAGTCCGAGATCGAGGCGCTGAACTTTGCCGACAAGGTCCGCCACACCGCGCTCAACAACGCCTTTCACGAAACGATGTATGCGCGCCATTACAACCGCGTGGCCTTTGACGCCTGGAAGCAGCACCGCGAGATCATGGGCGCGATCAGCACGCGCATTCCCATCGCGCTGGGCCGGCAGGAGGCGATCCTGCGTGAGCACCGCGCCATCATCGACGCCGCCGCGCGGCAGGATGTGGCGGGCGCGCAGGAAGCGCTGCGCCGCCATATCGGCGATGCCGGGCGGCATCTCGTGAACCAGTTGCGGGTGGAGCAATCGCGCGAGCCGCGCAGCCATGGCTGA
- a CDS encoding ABC transporter substrate-binding protein: MTRNFLTATALFALMAGAAPADTVLDVVAWKGGEAQPAGLPELIAAFEAENPGITVDLTYVARKDVDKVIPPRLQSGNPPDVTMVDSSLVQLWGGAGFLSDLGTDSEWYKQMLPAVRDVMASGDEMQVLPLEVIGMGNFVNMDLLAKAGIEKAPVTIDELKAACGALADAGIAPMIFAGGFPAMLFVGANGLDPKGISAADYGSGARSFVEDANFNASLDMVRDLVAAKCFDPKLQAGLDPWATAPQEFRSGNVAILPQGAWNIESFSSVEGLNYQFAPMPSAFTEHGLALDLIGPGWSIPRDAENKEAARKWVDFFARPENLAVFLEAEGAYSPFRGQESVMPALAAPYTAARDAESLILWPFSTLEFPKPLQGEWEDSITGFLLNIDAPNADTLKRWDDVVEDNL; encoded by the coding sequence ATGACACGAAACTTTCTGACCGCGACGGCGCTTTTCGCGCTCATGGCCGGGGCGGCCCCGGCGGATACCGTGCTGGACGTGGTGGCCTGGAAGGGCGGCGAGGCGCAGCCGGCGGGCCTGCCGGAGCTGATCGCCGCTTTTGAGGCGGAGAACCCGGGCATCACGGTCGATCTGACCTATGTGGCCCGCAAGGACGTGGACAAGGTGATCCCGCCGCGCCTGCAATCGGGCAACCCGCCCGACGTGACGATGGTCGACAGCTCGCTCGTGCAGCTCTGGGGTGGTGCGGGCTTCCTGTCGGATCTTGGCACCGACAGCGAATGGTACAAGCAGATGCTGCCGGCCGTGCGCGACGTGATGGCCTCGGGCGATGAAATGCAGGTGCTGCCGCTGGAAGTCATCGGCATGGGCAATTTCGTCAATATGGATCTGCTGGCCAAGGCCGGGATCGAAAAGGCCCCCGTCACCATTGACGAGCTGAAGGCCGCCTGTGGCGCACTTGCGGATGCGGGCATCGCGCCGATGATTTTTGCTGGGGGATTCCCGGCCATGCTGTTTGTCGGTGCGAACGGGCTGGATCCCAAGGGGATCTCGGCTGCAGACTATGGCTCCGGCGCGCGCAGCTTCGTGGAGGATGCGAATTTCAACGCCTCGCTCGACATGGTCCGCGATCTGGTGGCGGCCAAGTGTTTCGATCCCAAGCTGCAGGCCGGGCTGGACCCCTGGGCAACCGCGCCGCAGGAATTCCGCTCCGGCAACGTGGCGATCCTGCCGCAGGGGGCCTGGAACATCGAAAGCTTCTCCTCCGTGGAAGGGCTGAACTACCAGTTCGCCCCGATGCCCTCGGCCTTCACCGAGCACGGGCTGGCGCTGGACCTGATCGGCCCCGGCTGGTCCATCCCGCGCGATGCTGAAAACAAGGAAGCGGCGCGCAAATGGGTGGATTTCTTCGCTCGGCCCGAGAACCTTGCCGTCTTCCTTGAAGCCGAGGGGGCCTACAGCCCCTTCAGGGGGCAAGAGAGCGTGATGCCCGCGCTGGCCGCGCCCTACACGGCGGCGCGCGATGCCGAGAGCCTGATCCTCTGGCCCTTCTCCACGCTGGAATTCCCCAAGCCCCTGCAGGGCGAGTGGGAAGACAGCATCACCGGCTTCCTTCTGAACATCGACGCCCCCAACGCAGATACGTTGAAGCGTTGGGACGATGTGGTCGAAGATAACCTCTGA
- a CDS encoding carbohydrate ABC transporter permease has protein sequence MKTRNSLYIFTIPALAVLGLFFVHPVILTFDMSLTSFKGIGEAKPVGWKNYERIFTRDRYMDEIWLTLWYTVIVVTALNITGLFFAAMLHRLPLIRNFARAALYTPAMMSFVVVGYVWQFLYSPINGGINVALRDLGLGFLEQNWLGDPALALYSVAFTQIWMFTGFTCAIFLAGFAGIPEEIGEAGRLEGASSWQRFRYLELPLLGPSITVSVILTTIGTLKTFELPFILTKGGPDGATRLLSIEIIDNLFGQYKFGFASALSIVMLIIVLFVAFIQNKILRDREAVE, from the coding sequence ATGAAGACGCGCAACTCCCTTTACATCTTCACGATCCCCGCGCTGGCCGTGCTGGGGCTCTTCTTCGTGCACCCGGTGATCCTGACCTTCGACATGAGCCTGACAAGCTTCAAGGGCATCGGCGAGGCCAAGCCCGTGGGCTGGAAGAACTACGAGCGGATTTTCACCCGCGACCGCTACATGGACGAGATCTGGCTGACGCTCTGGTACACGGTGATCGTGGTGACAGCGCTCAACATCACGGGGCTGTTCTTTGCCGCCATGCTGCACCGGCTGCCCCTGATCCGCAATTTCGCCCGCGCCGCGCTCTACACGCCTGCGATGATGTCTTTCGTGGTGGTGGGCTATGTCTGGCAGTTTCTCTATTCGCCGATCAATGGCGGCATCAACGTCGCCTTGCGCGATCTGGGGCTCGGGTTTCTGGAGCAGAACTGGCTCGGCGATCCGGCGCTGGCGCTCTATTCGGTGGCCTTCACTCAGATCTGGATGTTCACCGGCTTCACCTGCGCCATCTTCCTGGCGGGCTTCGCCGGCATCCCCGAAGAAATCGGCGAGGCCGGGCGGCTGGAGGGCGCAAGCTCTTGGCAGCGCTTCCGCTACCTCGAGCTGCCGCTGCTGGGCCCGTCGATCACGGTGTCGGTGATCCTCACCACCATCGGCACGCTGAAAACCTTTGAACTGCCCTTCATCCTCACCAAGGGCGGCCCCGACGGCGCGACGCGGCTTCTGTCGATCGAGATCATCGACAACCTCTTTGGCCAGTATAAATTCGGCTTCGCCTCGGCGCTGTCCATCGTGATGCTGATCATCGTGCTCTTCGTGGCCTTCATCCAGAACAAGATCCTCAGAGACAGGGAGGCCGTGGAATGA
- a CDS encoding carbohydrate ABC transporter permease — translation MSAAETFSRATGHRLDLALIRKRSRSVLAHGFVLALVAIMLLPLFYMVMMSFKTATEISQNPLGLPQSLYWGNYMEALSSMGYVRSVLNSLFITVSVILVVVFAGAMAAYPLARIKNRASKLIVMVMALGLATPNFVTITPIYVIFRDLGLLDSYLGIVLAFAALKLPLAVFFYTGFIAAIPMDLEEAARLDNCSSWQVFWYVIRPLLAPVTATLSLFVMIMVWNDFIYPLLLLTDKDKLTVMIAVYKFVGNTGIEPTKLFPAAVLGSLPLLLMFAIFQRKIMAGATAGAVK, via the coding sequence ATGAGCGCCGCCGAAACCTTTTCCCGTGCCACTGGCCACCGGCTCGATCTGGCCCTGATCCGCAAACGCAGCCGCTCGGTGCTGGCCCATGGCTTCGTGCTGGCGCTGGTGGCGATCATGCTGCTGCCGCTCTTCTACATGGTCATGATGTCCTTCAAGACAGCCACCGAGATCAGCCAGAACCCGCTCGGCCTGCCGCAATCGCTCTACTGGGGCAACTACATGGAGGCGCTGTCCTCCATGGGCTACGTGCGCTCGGTTCTGAACTCGCTCTTCATCACGGTTTCGGTGATCCTTGTCGTGGTTTTTGCCGGGGCCATGGCGGCCTATCCGCTGGCCCGCATCAAGAACCGCGCTTCCAAGCTGATCGTCATGGTGATGGCGCTGGGGCTGGCGACGCCGAATTTCGTCACCATCACGCCGATCTACGTGATCTTCCGCGATCTGGGCCTTTTGGACAGCTACCTCGGGATCGTGCTGGCCTTCGCCGCGCTGAAACTGCCGCTGGCCGTCTTCTTCTACACCGGCTTCATCGCCGCCATTCCGATGGATCTGGAGGAGGCCGCGCGGCTGGACAATTGCTCTAGCTGGCAGGTCTTCTGGTACGTGATCCGCCCGCTTCTGGCGCCTGTCACGGCGACGCTGTCGCTCTTCGTGATGATCATGGTCTGGAACGATTTCATCTACCCGCTGCTGCTGCTCACCGACAAGGACAAGCTCACCGTGATGATCGCCGTTTATAAATTCGTGGGCAACACCGGCATCGAGCCCACCAAACTCTTCCCCGCCGCCGTGCTCGGCTCGCTGCCGCTCTTGCTGATGTTTGCCATCTTCCAGCGCAAGATCATGGCCGGGGCCACTGCGGGAGCCGTAAAATGA
- a CDS encoding SDR family NAD(P)-dependent oxidoreductase, producing MTLSGKHIIVTGAGAGIGLGIARQVRAAGAQVSAFDLRSEGAGRLAEIGAEFTQVDVADGDAFEAAILAAHARAGRLDGIVNNAGVTIKVPFLEMSRAQMETLWTVNQRSVLIGSQVAGRLMVAQGQGGAIVNIASNHARCTNPGHEGYAGTKGAIVAMTRAMAWSLGPHGIRANTLSPGMTQTEIVIEAMKDPANAANFRSWGADNEVNTVEEIGNAAVFLLSPASSALNGADLVADRAMSALLGVKDTRK from the coding sequence ATGACCCTTTCCGGGAAGCATATCATCGTCACCGGGGCCGGGGCCGGGATCGGGCTTGGCATCGCCCGGCAGGTGCGGGCAGCAGGCGCGCAGGTGTCGGCCTTCGATCTGCGCTCTGAGGGCGCGGGTAGGCTGGCTGAAATCGGTGCGGAATTCACGCAGGTGGACGTGGCCGATGGCGACGCCTTCGAGGCCGCGATCCTCGCCGCCCATGCCCGCGCGGGCCGTCTGGACGGGATCGTCAACAACGCCGGTGTCACGATCAAGGTGCCTTTCCTTGAGATGAGCCGCGCCCAGATGGAGACGCTCTGGACGGTCAATCAGCGCTCCGTTCTCATCGGCAGCCAGGTGGCCGGGCGGCTCATGGTGGCGCAGGGGCAGGGGGGCGCGATCGTCAACATCGCCTCCAACCACGCCCGCTGTACCAATCCGGGGCACGAGGGCTACGCGGGCACCAAGGGGGCCATCGTGGCGATGACGCGGGCGATGGCCTGGTCGCTCGGGCCCCATGGCATAAGGGCCAACACGTTAAGCCCCGGCATGACCCAGACCGAGATCGTCATCGAGGCGATGAAGGATCCCGCCAACGCGGCGAACTTCCGCTCCTGGGGGGCGGACAACGAGGTGAACACGGTGGAAGAGATCGGCAATGCGGCGGTGTTCCTGCTCTCGCCCGCCTCTTCGGCGCTGAACGGCGCGGATCTTGTGGCCGACCGGGCCATGTCGGCGCTGCTGGGCGTCAAGGATACGAGAAAATAG
- a CDS encoding ABC transporter ATP-binding protein: MAELNLNGVVKQYGATQVIHGVDLGIEDGDFCVFVGPSGCGKSTLLRMIAGLEETSDGRISIGGREVTHEDPAKRGVAMVFQTYALYPHMTVRENMSFGLKIGGEDKAEIRRKVDAAAKILKLDAYMDRKPKALSGGQRQRVAIGRAIVRQPDVFLFDEPLSNLDAELRVEMRVEIARLHKQLGATMIYVTHDQVEAMTMADKIVVLRDGRIEQAGAPVTLYEDPDNLFVAGFIGSPRMNFFEGTVRASGAGTFVTLPRLGGIEVPVSVAKPLTETQAVTLGLRPEHFEPEGPVQAEVMIEVIENLGGVSYAYTAVEDGAAPIIVELRGKGRPRASGALTVGFDPSAALLFDTASGQRIR; encoded by the coding sequence ATGGCAGAGTTGAACCTGAACGGCGTCGTGAAACAATACGGCGCGACGCAAGTCATCCATGGCGTGGACCTTGGCATCGAGGATGGCGATTTCTGCGTCTTCGTCGGCCCTTCGGGCTGCGGGAAATCCACGCTGCTGCGCATGATCGCGGGGCTGGAGGAAACCAGCGATGGCCGTATCTCCATCGGCGGGCGCGAGGTCACCCATGAGGATCCGGCCAAGCGCGGCGTTGCGATGGTGTTCCAGACCTATGCGCTCTACCCGCATATGACGGTGCGCGAGAACATGAGCTTCGGCCTGAAGATCGGCGGCGAAGACAAGGCCGAGATCCGCCGCAAGGTGGATGCCGCTGCGAAGATCCTGAAGCTCGATGCCTATATGGACCGCAAACCCAAGGCGCTTTCGGGCGGCCAGCGGCAGCGGGTGGCCATCGGCCGCGCCATCGTGCGCCAGCCCGATGTCTTCCTCTTCGATGAGCCGCTGTCCAACCTCGATGCGGAACTGCGGGTGGAAATGCGGGTGGAAATCGCGCGCCTGCACAAGCAACTGGGCGCAACGATGATCTACGTGACCCACGATCAGGTGGAGGCCATGACGATGGCCGACAAGATCGTGGTGCTGCGCGACGGCCGTATCGAGCAGGCGGGCGCGCCCGTCACGCTCTATGAGGATCCCGACAACCTCTTCGTGGCCGGCTTCATCGGCTCGCCCCGGATGAATTTCTTTGAGGGCACCGTGCGGGCCTCTGGTGCGGGGACTTTTGTGACGCTGCCGCGCCTTGGTGGCATCGAGGTGCCGGTCTCCGTTGCCAAGCCGCTCACGGAAACGCAGGCCGTCACGCTGGGGCTCAGGCCTGAGCATTTCGAGCCCGAAGGCCCGGTGCAGGCGGAGGTGATGATCGAGGTGATCGAGAACCTTGGCGGGGTGTCTTACGCCTATACGGCGGTCGAGGACGGCGCGGCGCCGATCATTGTCGAGCTGCGCGGCAAGGGGCGGCCCCGCGCCTCTGGCGCGCTGACGGTGGGCTTTGATCCTTCTGCTGCGCTGCTGTTTGACACCGCCAGCGGGCAGCGCATCCGCTAG